The genomic stretch TATCTGGTACTGCTCTCTGAGATGGACTTGAAGAGGACCGAAGAGTCTTGGGTAGAAGGGAAGATATCCTTCATCGAAGAATTGACATCAAGAGGTGCCTGAATAAGGGGGTAATAGAGATTTTAAGAATGGTCTTGGGCATTGAGCTCAAGGCCATTTTTTATGATTCCTTCTTTGTTGGAACGTAGGTATATACCACTTGCATCCCCGAAGTATGGGATGACTCCGCTTTCTTAGGAATCTTTTTCTTGGAGGGTGGCCGGAAGTGGATATTGATCGTTCGGTGAAAGGTGATCCTACGGTTCTTCCGTTTCTCAGCGGTCTTGAATTTTAGCAGCTTGCAGACGCGCACAGCCTCCTCATCACAGCCGTGCCCGAGGCTTTTCTTCACCCGTCCGCGCAGCACATGACCGCTGCCATCGATGTCGATCACCACCGCTACGGTACCGGATATCTTCTTTTCAAGGGCCTTTGCC from Flavobacteriales bacterium encodes the following:
- a CDS encoding TonB family protein, which encodes MDKGERLIKKPVYPGGRKAMDTFIKSHLKYPAKALEKKISGTVAVVIDIDGSGHVLRGRVKKSLGHGCDEEAVRVCKLLKFKTAEKRKNRRITFHRTINIHFRPPSKKKIPKKAESSHTSGMQVVYTYVPTKKES